A portion of the Bacteroides faecium genome contains these proteins:
- the galB gene encoding beta-galactosidase GalB, translated as MNMKHQKQLVAVLLMGAACSLQAQRSETLLEKNWKFSKGDFKEASQPEFNDTKWESVVIPHDWAIFGPFDMNNDLQNVAVTQNFEKKASLKTGRTGGLPYVGSGWYRTSFDTPADKEVTLLFDGAMSEARVYVNGKEACFWPFGYNSFHCNVTPFLNKDGKSNILAVRLENRPQSSRWYPGAGLYRNVHLIVTDKVHVPVWGTQITTPHVSKEFAAVRLQTKIDNAGEKTQIRIETDILAPDGKVVTRKENTSRINHGQPFEQNFIVNAPELWSPESPSLYKAVSKIYADNKLVDTYTTRFGIRSIEYIADKGFYLNGEHRKFQGVCNHHDLGPLGAAINVAALRHQLTLLKDMGCDAVRTSHNMPAPELVELCDEMGFMMMIEPFDEWDIAKCDNGYHRYFDEWAERDMVNMLHNYRNNPCVVMWSIGNEVPTQCSPVGYKVAKFLQDICHREDPTRPVTCGMDQVTCVLANGFAAMIDIPGLNYRTQRYKESYDQLPQNLILGSETASTVSSRGVYKFPVEDKKGAKYEDHQCSSYDVEACPWSNIPDEDFALADDNHWTIGQFVWTGFDYLGEPSPYDVDSWPNHSSMFGIIDLASIPKDRYYLYRSVWNKNAETLHILPHWTWPGREGEVTPVFVYTNYPTAELFINGKSYGKQSKNNSSLKSRYRLMWMDAVYEPGKVKVVAYNKDGKVAAEKTVRTAGKPHHIELVSNRNELAADGKDLAYVTVKVVDKDGNLCPADSRLINFSVKGSGKFRAVANGDPTNLEQFHLPKMHAFYGMLTAIVQTDETAGEIVLTAKASGVKAGNIRIQTK; from the coding sequence ATGAATATGAAACACCAAAAACAGTTAGTAGCTGTACTTTTGATGGGAGCCGCTTGCAGCCTGCAAGCGCAACGCAGTGAGACGCTGCTCGAAAAGAACTGGAAGTTCAGTAAAGGAGATTTTAAAGAGGCTAGTCAGCCGGAGTTTAATGACACAAAATGGGAATCGGTCGTCATTCCGCACGACTGGGCTATTTTCGGTCCTTTCGACATGAATAACGACCTTCAGAATGTTGCCGTCACACAGAACTTCGAGAAAAAGGCATCCTTGAAAACAGGACGTACCGGGGGACTACCTTATGTAGGCTCCGGTTGGTATCGCACGAGTTTTGATACTCCTGCCGACAAGGAAGTAACCCTGCTCTTCGACGGCGCCATGAGTGAAGCCCGTGTCTATGTGAATGGCAAAGAAGCTTGTTTCTGGCCTTTCGGTTACAATTCTTTCCATTGCAACGTCACTCCTTTCCTGAATAAAGACGGAAAGAGTAATATACTGGCCGTACGTCTGGAAAATCGTCCGCAGTCTTCGCGCTGGTATCCGGGAGCGGGCTTGTATCGCAACGTGCACTTGATTGTTACTGATAAAGTCCACGTGCCTGTATGGGGAACACAGATTACAACTCCTCACGTGAGCAAGGAATTTGCAGCCGTACGCCTGCAGACGAAGATAGACAACGCCGGTGAGAAAACGCAAATCCGCATAGAGACGGATATTCTTGCTCCGGACGGAAAGGTAGTTACCCGCAAAGAGAATACAAGCCGTATCAATCACGGGCAGCCGTTTGAACAGAATTTCATTGTAAATGCACCTGAGCTCTGGTCACCGGAAAGCCCGTCACTCTACAAAGCGGTTTCCAAAATCTATGCAGACAACAAGCTGGTAGATACATATACTACCCGTTTCGGTATCCGTAGCATCGAATACATCGCCGATAAAGGTTTCTACCTGAACGGAGAACACCGTAAATTCCAGGGAGTATGCAATCATCACGATTTAGGTCCATTGGGAGCGGCTATCAATGTAGCGGCACTCCGCCACCAACTTACTCTTTTGAAAGATATGGGTTGTGACGCTGTCCGTACATCACATAACATGCCGGCTCCCGAACTCGTTGAATTATGTGACGAAATGGGATTTATGATGATGATTGAACCGTTCGACGAATGGGACATTGCCAAATGTGACAACGGTTACCACCGTTATTTCGACGAATGGGCGGAACGCGACATGGTGAATATGCTTCACAATTACCGCAATAATCCTTGTGTAGTGATGTGGAGTATCGGCAATGAAGTGCCTACTCAATGCAGCCCCGTCGGTTATAAAGTGGCTAAGTTCTTGCAGGACATCTGCCACCGTGAAGACCCGACTCGTCCTGTGACTTGCGGAATGGATCAGGTAACTTGCGTACTTGCCAACGGCTTTGCGGCTATGATTGACATTCCGGGACTTAATTATCGTACACAACGTTATAAAGAATCTTATGACCAGCTTCCGCAGAACCTGATTTTGGGTAGTGAAACTGCTTCTACCGTCAGTTCAAGAGGAGTCTATAAATTCCCGGTGGAAGATAAGAAAGGCGCTAAATATGAAGACCATCAATGTTCTTCGTATGACGTGGAAGCATGTCCGTGGTCGAATATTCCGGATGAAGATTTCGCCTTGGCCGATGATAACCACTGGACTATCGGGCAATTCGTATGGACAGGATTCGATTACTTGGGCGAACCTTCACCTTATGATGTCGATTCATGGCCGAATCATAGTTCCATGTTTGGCATTATCGACCTTGCCAGTATTCCTAAAGACCGTTACTATCTCTATCGTAGCGTATGGAACAAAAATGCAGAGACGCTGCATATTCTTCCTCATTGGACTTGGCCGGGACGTGAAGGTGAAGTAACTCCGGTATTCGTATATACCAACTACCCGACAGCCGAACTGTTTATCAACGGAAAAAGCTATGGCAAACAAAGCAAGAACAACAGTTCCTTGAAAAGCCGTTACCGCTTGATGTGGATGGATGCTGTATATGAACCGGGCAAAGTTAAAGTAGTAGCCTATAACAAAGACGGAAAAGTTGCAGCAGAAAAGACAGTCCGCACTGCCGGAAAGCCTCATCATATCGAATTGGTCAGCAACCGCAACGAACTGGCTGCTGACGGAAAAGACTTGGCTTATGTCACTGTGAAAGTAGTAGACAAAGACGGTAACCTCTGCCCTGCCGACAGCCGCCTGATAAACTTCTCTGTAAAAGGATCCGGGAAATTCCGGGCAGTAGCCAATGGAGACCCCACCAATCTGGAACAATTCCATCTCCCGAAGATGCACGCTTTCTACGGAATGTTGACAGCCATTGTACAGACAGATGAGACAGCCGGAGAAATTGTACTGACTGCCAAGGCAAGCGGTGTGAAAGCTGGAAATATTCGTATTCAAACGAAATAA
- a CDS encoding potassium channel family protein, with the protein MKYIIIGLGNYGYVLAEELSALGHEIIGADISESRVDSIKDKIATAFVIDATDEQSLSVLPLNSVDVVIVAIGENFGASVRVVALLKQKKVDRIYARAIDGVHKAVLEAFSLEKILTPEEDAARSLVQLLDFGTNMEGFRIDSEYYVVKFTVPKKFVGYFVNELNLYEEFHLKLIGLKRADKVTNCLGVSLTELHVKNELPENEKVEEGDELVCYGKYRDFQSFWKAI; encoded by the coding sequence ATGAAGTATATTATTATCGGTTTAGGAAATTACGGCTATGTGTTGGCCGAAGAATTGTCCGCATTGGGACACGAGATTATTGGTGCGGATATAAGTGAGAGCCGTGTGGACAGTATCAAAGATAAGATTGCCACTGCATTTGTGATTGACGCAACGGATGAACAATCTTTATCAGTACTTCCGTTGAATAGTGTGGACGTGGTCATTGTCGCGATTGGCGAGAATTTCGGTGCGTCTGTACGTGTAGTAGCCTTGTTGAAACAGAAGAAAGTGGACCGTATCTATGCCCGTGCGATTGACGGTGTGCATAAGGCGGTACTGGAAGCTTTCAGTCTGGAGAAGATATTGACACCGGAAGAAGATGCTGCCCGCAGCCTGGTGCAATTGCTTGATTTCGGAACAAACATGGAAGGTTTCCGTATTGATTCGGAATACTATGTCGTAAAGTTCACTGTGCCGAAAAAGTTTGTGGGATACTTTGTCAATGAACTGAACTTGTATGAGGAATTCCACCTGAAACTTATCGGACTGAAACGGGCGGATAAAGTAACCAATTGTCTGGGTGTTTCTCTGACGGAACTTCATGTGAAGAACGAACTGCCGGAGAACGAGAAAGTAGAAGAGGGAGATGAACTGGTTTGCTACGGTAAATACCGGGATTTCCAGTCTTTTTGGAAAGCTATTTGA
- a CDS encoding CapA family protein, giving the protein MNFHRISRITGCIVIALLMLTACQHPSEECLSVAFTGDVLLDRGVRQQIQKKGIEHLFESVTPLFRSLDATVINLECPVTSVRSPLHKKYIFRAEPIWAEALAQAGITHATMANNHTMDQGRSGLTDTYHHLLSAGITPIGYGETASESCQPILIQKKKIKVVLYNSVMLPLENWVYLENSPGVCQQPIEELEAEIRNFKRQNPESYVIVVLHWGVEYQRLPTLSQRKGAHLLIRAGADAIIGHHPHIIQQEEYYEGKPIFYSLGNFVFDQRKPETSQSVIVQLNLTTTKCSVKLHPVVIKHCKPELQ; this is encoded by the coding sequence ATGAACTTTCACAGGATTAGCCGGATAACAGGTTGTATCGTAATAGCATTATTAATGCTGACTGCCTGTCAACACCCTTCGGAAGAATGTCTCTCAGTCGCTTTTACGGGAGATGTTCTTCTGGACAGAGGTGTACGCCAGCAAATTCAGAAAAAGGGTATCGAGCATTTGTTTGAATCGGTAACACCTCTTTTTCGTTCCTTGGATGCAACAGTCATCAATTTGGAATGTCCTGTAACTTCCGTTCGTTCACCACTGCACAAAAAATACATCTTCCGTGCCGAACCGATATGGGCGGAGGCTTTAGCCCAAGCTGGTATCACTCATGCCACTATGGCAAACAATCATACCATGGACCAGGGACGAAGCGGATTAACAGATACTTATCATCATCTTCTATCCGCCGGAATCACTCCGATAGGTTATGGAGAGACTGCTTCCGAAAGTTGCCAACCTATACTCATCCAGAAAAAAAAGATAAAAGTAGTCCTCTATAATTCTGTAATGCTCCCTTTGGAAAACTGGGTATATCTGGAAAATAGTCCCGGTGTCTGCCAACAACCTATAGAAGAATTGGAAGCAGAAATAAGAAACTTCAAACGGCAGAATCCCGAAAGCTATGTAATAGTTGTTCTCCATTGGGGAGTGGAATATCAACGCTTACCTACCCTTTCCCAAAGAAAAGGGGCACATCTGCTTATCCGTGCCGGAGCAGACGCTATCATCGGACATCACCCGCACATCATTCAGCAAGAAGAATACTATGAAGGTAAACCTATCTTTTACAGCTTGGGAAATTTTGTATTCGACCAGCGAAAACCGGAAACCTCACAAAGTGTAATTGTGCAGCTAAACTTAACGACCACGAAATGTAGTGTTAAACTTCATCCCGTGGTCATTAAGCATTGCAAACCGGAACTACAATAA
- a CDS encoding nuclear receptor-binding factor 2: MEVSLNRESDSLYVIRLNTDRPSHSTWKLPYPVYQFDYGDITGNGVPEIVVGVIKPTRFDPKPNKRLFIYRIADEAYIRPLWLGSRVAQPLEDFRIVREETPVRIRTMERERSGNFLIAEYIWRGFGLDFKRYLKREVEKREAVRILKH, encoded by the coding sequence TTGGAAGTATCCCTGAATAGAGAATCCGACTCACTCTATGTTATCCGCCTAAACACAGACCGTCCCAGTCACTCTACATGGAAATTGCCCTACCCTGTCTATCAATTCGATTACGGAGATATCACAGGAAACGGTGTGCCCGAAATCGTAGTCGGAGTTATCAAACCGACAAGGTTTGACCCTAAACCGAACAAACGATTATTTATCTACCGGATTGCAGATGAGGCTTATATCCGCCCGCTTTGGTTGGGTTCAAGAGTAGCGCAGCCATTGGAAGACTTTAGAATCGTCCGTGAAGAAACTCCCGTACGAATACGAACTATGGAACGGGAACGTAGCGGGAATTTTCTAATTGCAGAATATATATGGAGAGGATTCGGTCTGGACTTCAAACGATATCTGAAACGAGAAGTTGAAAAACGAGAGGCTGTACGTATTCTCAAACATTAA
- a CDS encoding endonuclease/exonuclease/phosphatase family protein encodes MRLRRLLLPAILLLVSVFVKAQKSNEFTVLQWNVWQEGTMIPGGYDAIINEIVRLKPDFVTFSEVRNYNKTNFTARVCTSLQEKGLKYYSFYSYDTGLLSKHPITDSLTVFPEKDDHGSIYRLTSSVNGKKVAVYTAHLDYLDCAYYNARGYDGSTWKETQLPASVEEILKMNVASQRDDAIRMFIVQAEKDLANGYQVIVGGDFNEPSHRDWIEENKNLYDHNGFVVPWTVTTLLEEAGFIDSYRKIYPNPLTHPGFTYPSDNLAKTPEKITWAPKADERDRIDFIFYKGKGLKAKKAVLFGPKESIVRAQRVEETSKDKFILPLDVWPTDHKGLLVTFIGK; translated from the coding sequence ATGCGATTAAGAAGACTATTATTGCCAGCTATTTTGCTGTTGGTTTCTGTTTTTGTGAAGGCACAAAAAAGTAATGAATTTACGGTGTTACAATGGAATGTGTGGCAGGAAGGTACTATGATACCGGGCGGATATGATGCTATCATCAATGAGATAGTCCGTTTGAAACCCGATTTTGTGACTTTCAGTGAAGTACGGAATTATAATAAAACGAATTTTACGGCACGTGTGTGTACATCACTTCAGGAAAAAGGATTGAAGTATTATTCTTTTTATAGCTATGACACCGGTCTGTTAAGTAAACACCCTATTACGGATTCTTTGACCGTTTTCCCAGAGAAGGACGACCATGGAAGTATTTATCGTCTGACAAGCTCCGTGAACGGGAAAAAGGTAGCGGTTTATACGGCACACCTGGATTATCTGGATTGTGCATATTACAATGCCCGTGGTTATGACGGCTCTACATGGAAAGAAACTCAGTTACCTGCGTCAGTAGAGGAAATTTTGAAGATGAATGTAGCTTCTCAAAGGGACGACGCGATTCGTATGTTCATAGTCCAAGCTGAAAAAGACCTTGCTAACGGCTATCAGGTGATTGTAGGCGGTGACTTTAACGAACCTTCCCATCGAGACTGGATAGAGGAAAACAAGAATTTGTATGACCATAACGGTTTTGTTGTTCCCTGGACAGTAACTACTTTACTGGAAGAAGCTGGCTTTATTGACAGCTATCGCAAGATTTATCCTAATCCTCTGACGCATCCGGGATTTACCTATCCTTCGGATAACTTGGCAAAAACTCCGGAAAAGATAACATGGGCTCCTAAAGCGGACGAACGGGACCGCATCGACTTTATCTTCTATAAAGGAAAAGGCTTGAAGGCGAAGAAAGCAGTTTTATTTGGTCCGAAAGAATCTATCGTCCGCGCCCAGCGTGTAGAGGAAACGTCAAAAGATAAGTTTATATTGCCGCTTGATGTGTGGCCGACAGATCATAAAGGATTGTTGGTGACATTCATTGGCAAATAA
- a CDS encoding glycoside hydrolase family 53 protein — MKRFKQILFIASALLGGSLFTACSDDNDTPTFPEKEEVTYDMSGFARGADVSWLTEMESSGYKFYTAEEKEQECMYLLRDLGMNAIRLRVWVNPENDTDDVRGWCNKGDVLLKAWRAHNLGYRIMIDFHYSDRWADPGQQAKPKAWADYSVEQLKQAIADHTKDVLNALKEKGIDVEWVQVGNETHQGMLFPTGQTTSEEGRINFAGFVTAGYDAVKEVYPEAKVIVHLDKGNDASLYNRIFGYLYENNAKWDIIGMSLYPDISTEDGHTPDDWEAMNDACIANMKALIAKYNTPVMMCEIGISWDYEEAEAFYTDFVTKAKEVEQCLGVFTWEPQCYGNWKGYSKGMFDDSGKPTHSFNAFKR, encoded by the coding sequence ATGAAACGATTTAAACAGATTCTATTTATAGCTTCCGCCCTGCTTGGCGGAAGCCTCTTCACCGCTTGCAGCGATGATAACGACACGCCGACTTTCCCGGAAAAGGAAGAAGTAACTTATGACATGTCAGGTTTCGCCAGAGGGGCCGACGTCAGTTGGTTGACGGAAATGGAAAGTTCCGGATATAAATTCTATACTGCCGAAGAAAAAGAACAGGAATGTATGTACCTGTTGCGTGATTTGGGAATGAACGCCATCCGCCTGCGTGTATGGGTAAACCCGGAGAATGACACTGACGATGTGAGAGGCTGGTGCAACAAGGGAGATGTATTGCTCAAAGCATGGAGAGCGCACAACCTGGGTTACCGCATCATGATTGATTTCCATTACAGCGACCGTTGGGCTGACCCCGGACAGCAAGCCAAGCCCAAGGCATGGGCGGATTACTCCGTAGAGCAATTGAAGCAAGCTATCGCCGACCACACGAAGGATGTGCTCAACGCATTGAAAGAGAAAGGAATTGATGTAGAATGGGTGCAAGTAGGTAACGAAACACACCAAGGAATGCTGTTCCCTACCGGGCAAACCACAAGTGAAGAGGGAAGAATTAATTTCGCAGGCTTTGTCACAGCCGGTTACGATGCAGTAAAAGAGGTCTACCCGGAAGCCAAGGTTATTGTTCATCTCGACAAGGGAAATGATGCCAGCCTGTACAATCGTATCTTCGGCTACCTGTACGAAAACAATGCAAAATGGGACATTATCGGTATGTCACTTTATCCGGACATATCAACCGAAGACGGGCATACACCGGACGACTGGGAAGCGATGAACGACGCTTGCATCGCCAATATGAAAGCGTTAATAGCCAAATACAATACTCCAGTAATGATGTGCGAAATCGGTATCAGTTGGGATTACGAAGAAGCGGAAGCCTTCTATACAGACTTTGTTACCAAAGCCAAAGAAGTAGAGCAATGCCTGGGGGTATTTACCTGGGAACCTCAATGTTACGGGAATTGGAAAGGTTATAGCAAAGGGATGTTTGACGACAGCGGCAAACCCACTCATTCATTTAATGCCTTTAAGAGATAA
- a CDS encoding TrkH family potassium uptake protein, with the protein MKIYHKFLLYQNKLLKPYIRIILGLVEALTYLASLALIVGVIYEHGFPLSVDEIAKIQVLYKAVWVIFLIDVTLHISLEYRSTKKQYRRLAWILSGLLYLTLIPVIFHRPEEEGAILQLWEFLHGKFYHLVLLLIFSLLNLSNGLVRLLGRRTNPSLILAVSFLAIILIGTGLLMLPRCTVNGITWVDSLFTATSAVCVTGLVPVDVSTTFTTGGLVVIILLIQIGGLGVMTLTSFFAMFFMGNTSLYNQLVVRDMVSSNSLGSLLSTLLYILGFTLVIEGIGMISIWFSIHGTLGMNLEDELAFSAFHSISAFCNAGFSTLSGNLGNSMVMTNHNWLFISVSLLIILGGIGFPILVNFKDIVLYHLRHFWKFVRTRKLEKHRMLHLYNLNTKIVLIMTFLLLVIGTLAIAAFEWNASFAGMPVADKWTQAFFNATCPRTAGFSSVDLASLSVQTLLVYLVLMWIGGGAQSTAGGVKVNAFAVVVLNLVAVLRGSERVEVFGRELSHDSIRRSNATVVMSLGVLFLFIFILSILEPQASLMALTFECVSALSTVGSSLNLTPKLCDASKLLVALLMFIGRVGLITLMLGIVKQKKNTKYRYPSDNIIIN; encoded by the coding sequence ATGAAGATTTATCATAAATTTCTGTTATACCAAAACAAACTACTAAAACCTTATATACGTATTATACTAGGCTTGGTAGAAGCATTAACCTACTTAGCGTCCCTTGCGCTAATTGTCGGAGTTATTTACGAGCATGGCTTTCCGCTATCAGTAGATGAAATAGCGAAAATACAAGTCCTGTATAAAGCCGTATGGGTTATTTTTCTGATTGATGTTACCCTGCACATTTCTCTTGAATACCGGAGTACCAAAAAGCAATACCGGAGGTTGGCATGGATATTGAGCGGCTTGTTGTATCTCACTTTGATACCCGTCATTTTCCATCGACCGGAAGAAGAAGGGGCTATTCTGCAACTTTGGGAATTTCTGCATGGCAAGTTTTATCATTTGGTATTACTGTTGATTTTTTCTTTGTTAAACCTCTCCAACGGACTGGTACGCCTGTTAGGGCGCCGTACCAATCCGTCTTTGATATTGGCTGTCAGTTTTCTTGCTATTATCCTGATTGGTACAGGGCTGTTGATGTTGCCACGATGTACGGTGAACGGTATAACCTGGGTAGATTCGTTGTTCACGGCTACGAGTGCGGTATGTGTCACGGGGTTGGTTCCGGTGGATGTCTCGACTACATTTACTACCGGTGGCCTTGTTGTCATCATCTTATTGATTCAGATAGGCGGATTGGGAGTTATGACTTTGACCAGCTTCTTTGCCATGTTCTTTATGGGAAATACTTCCCTCTACAATCAGTTGGTTGTCCGTGATATGGTCAGCTCCAATTCATTAGGTTCGTTGTTGTCCACTTTATTATATATACTGGGATTTACCTTGGTGATTGAAGGTATCGGCATGATTTCTATTTGGTTCAGTATTCACGGTACGCTTGGAATGAATCTTGAAGATGAATTGGCTTTCTCCGCTTTCCATTCTATTTCCGCCTTTTGTAATGCAGGATTCTCCACACTTTCCGGGAATTTGGGAAATTCCATGGTTATGACTAATCATAATTGGTTGTTTATATCCGTTTCTTTGCTGATTATTCTGGGCGGTATCGGTTTCCCTATTCTGGTAAATTTCAAGGATATAGTATTGTATCATTTGCGCCATTTTTGGAAGTTTGTACGTACCCGCAAGCTGGAAAAGCACAGAATGCTCCATCTTTATAATCTGAATACGAAGATTGTATTGATAATGACTTTCCTGCTGCTGGTTATAGGTACACTGGCAATTGCTGCTTTTGAATGGAATGCTTCTTTTGCCGGAATGCCCGTCGCAGATAAATGGACGCAGGCTTTCTTTAATGCAACTTGTCCCAGAACAGCCGGCTTCAGCAGTGTCGACCTGGCTTCTTTGAGTGTACAGACATTATTGGTTTATCTGGTATTGATGTGGATTGGTGGTGGGGCACAATCTACTGCCGGTGGTGTCAAGGTAAATGCTTTTGCGGTCGTCGTCCTGAATCTTGTAGCTGTGTTACGTGGTTCAGAGCGGGTGGAAGTATTCGGCAGAGAACTCTCTCACGATTCTATCCGGCGTTCTAATGCGACGGTGGTCATGTCACTGGGAGTACTGTTCCTTTTTATCTTTATATTGAGCATCCTTGAACCGCAGGCATCATTGATGGCGTTGACTTTCGAATGTGTCTCGGCGCTTAGTACGGTAGGTTCCAGTCTGAACCTGACTCCCAAATTATGTGATGCAAGCAAATTATTAGTGGCATTATTGATGTTTATCGGACGTGTGGGCTTGATTACGTTGATGCTCGGAATTGTGAAACAGAAAAAGAATACAAAATACCGTTATCCGAGTGATAACATAATCATAAACTAA
- a CDS encoding DUF3160 domain-containing protein, with protein MKQLLLFTCTLLLVLCGCKNKNKSNQTTSVSVQTDTVARSTSWLLTDTVLPQSIDLKQDISRYSFQELRLLRSYPYAMHGYHFMEADINAFFSANTKWYSELVWSLWDNIDPNIKFPESYEEVNLTPEEKTFVERVDARMTELRQQQFTQRDSYYLGNTDNIVNLFQFENLDQELLDKLQQNNFVITEGNNLQLFHAYEENDYRQVPNFITTDLYLQAFHMYFSYILKSLEKQHIIPTLETLCRYFNETCVKQAEQTEDESLKDMAEYAATFYAIPYYLLTNKTITVPAKYEKEYQEEIKRINAQEDNFSEFLSYKDAYFPYSLFKPRGHYTREPQLQAYFKAMMWLQTACFCREQQEQLKHAIFQAAVLCTYKSADKTPLKELYQRIYTPLTFLMGETDNLSISDIAQILEKNNAGHIEDALAPEQIEKVNQALVDLAKRKNKIKPKIEVSCRDKINFMPQRYLADNEVIQELVDVNPNSQRAYPKGLDVFAAFGVSSAETLLTDFYKEPDNWSEYSKELQKLKDKFKTTKPTQVSAYELWMKSLFTMQQTDKNNPGFMQTPEWGYKNLNTALASWVELKHDAILYGEQPMAAECGGAGPPDPIVVGYVEPNLPFWKKMSNILLATRLILQQSNCLTDDLKGKTEQLNDYINFLIQVTEKELRGEKLTEPEYRTLEYMGSSIEYFTLSVIDPDLHLDNWSLVQGPDKSIAVVADIYTRNIVGCNKNGILHVATGNANNIYVVVEIEGNLYLTRGATFSYYEFVQPLDKRLTDEEWQKMLEEKKAPAVPEWMKNILIEKEPHVNDRIFYSSGC; from the coding sequence ATGAAACAACTATTATTATTCACCTGTACGCTGTTACTTGTTCTCTGCGGATGCAAGAATAAAAACAAAAGTAACCAAACGACATCTGTGTCTGTACAGACAGATACAGTTGCACGTTCCACTTCCTGGTTGTTGACTGATACTGTTCTGCCCCAATCTATTGATTTGAAGCAGGATATCAGCCGTTACTCTTTTCAGGAACTGCGGTTATTGCGTAGTTATCCGTATGCTATGCACGGCTATCATTTCATGGAAGCAGATATTAATGCTTTTTTCTCCGCCAATACGAAATGGTACAGTGAACTTGTATGGAGTTTATGGGATAATATAGACCCGAATATAAAGTTCCCCGAAAGTTATGAGGAAGTCAACCTTACCCCCGAAGAAAAAACTTTCGTAGAGCGCGTTGATGCACGCATGACAGAATTACGCCAACAACAATTCACGCAACGAGATTCCTACTATTTGGGAAATACGGACAACATCGTCAATCTGTTCCAATTCGAGAATCTCGACCAAGAGCTGCTGGATAAATTACAACAGAACAATTTCGTCATAACAGAAGGTAACAATTTACAGTTATTTCATGCCTACGAAGAAAATGACTATCGCCAAGTGCCTAACTTTATCACCACCGACCTGTATTTGCAAGCATTTCATATGTATTTTTCCTATATCCTGAAAAGTCTGGAAAAACAACATATCATCCCCACACTTGAAACACTGTGCCGATACTTCAATGAAACCTGTGTGAAACAGGCTGAACAGACGGAAGACGAGTCACTGAAAGATATGGCGGAATATGCAGCTACCTTCTATGCCATTCCTTATTATCTGCTGACGAATAAAACGATTACAGTCCCCGCCAAATATGAAAAAGAATATCAGGAGGAAATAAAACGTATTAATGCACAAGAAGACAACTTCTCCGAATTTCTTTCATACAAGGATGCATATTTCCCGTATAGTCTTTTCAAACCTCGCGGACATTATACACGAGAACCGCAATTACAGGCATACTTCAAAGCGATGATGTGGCTTCAGACAGCTTGTTTTTGCAGAGAACAACAAGAGCAATTAAAACATGCCATCTTTCAGGCAGCCGTACTTTGTACCTATAAAAGTGCTGATAAAACGCCACTGAAAGAACTGTATCAACGTATCTATACTCCGCTTACCTTCCTAATGGGGGAAACTGACAACCTGTCTATCTCTGATATCGCCCAAATCCTGGAAAAGAATAATGCCGGACATATTGAAGATGCACTGGCACCGGAACAAATAGAGAAAGTAAACCAAGCTCTTGTTGATTTAGCCAAACGAAAAAACAAAATAAAGCCCAAAATAGAAGTCTCTTGCCGGGATAAAATAAACTTTATGCCGCAGCGGTATCTCGCAGACAATGAAGTGATTCAAGAGTTGGTAGATGTCAATCCCAATAGCCAACGAGCCTATCCGAAAGGCTTGGATGTATTTGCAGCCTTCGGAGTAAGTTCTGCTGAAACCTTGCTGACCGACTTTTACAAAGAACCAGATAACTGGAGCGAATATTCCAAAGAATTGCAGAAGCTGAAAGATAAATTCAAGACGACTAAGCCCACACAGGTTTCAGCCTATGAACTATGGATGAAAAGCTTGTTCACCATGCAACAAACGGACAAAAATAATCCGGGATTCATGCAAACGCCCGAATGGGGATATAAGAACTTGAATACCGCCCTGGCATCCTGGGTAGAACTGAAACATGATGCCATACTCTACGGAGAACAGCCAATGGCAGCAGAATGTGGAGGCGCCGGACCTCCCGACCCAATTGTAGTAGGGTATGTAGAACCCAATCTGCCTTTCTGGAAAAAAATGTCAAACATTCTTCTGGCAACCCGCTTAATCTTACAACAGAGCAACTGCCTGACTGACGACTTGAAAGGAAAGACCGAACAACTCAACGATTATATTAACTTTTTGATTCAAGTAACCGAAAAAGAATTGAGGGGTGAAAAACTTACAGAACCGGAATACCGGACGCTCGAGTATATGGGTAGCAGCATTGAATACTTTACCCTATCTGTTATTGACCCCGATTTACATTTGGATAACTGGTCATTAGTACAAGGACCGGACAAGTCGATAGCTGTAGTTGCCGATATCTACACCCGTAATATAGTGGGCTGCAATAAGAACGGTATACTGCACGTTGCAACAGGAAACGCCAACAACATTTATGTAGTAGTAGAAATAGAAGGCAATCTCTACCTCACTCGTGGCGCTACCTTCAGTTATTATGAGTTTGTCCAGCCGTTAGACAAAAGGCTTACTGACGAAGAATGGCAGAAAATGCTGGAAGAAAAAAAAGCACCTGCTGTACCGGAATGGATGAAAAATATCCTGATAGAGAAAGAGCCTCATGTCAATGATAGAATCTTTTATAGCTCCGGTTGCTAA